From Sphingomonas hengshuiensis, one genomic window encodes:
- a CDS encoding carboxylesterase/lipase family protein: MTRRRMTLAAAGLAAVMAPIAAAQERGDPVVAVAGGSLAGSRAEQVEAFLGIPYAAPPTGRNRWRNPQRVARWTGTRDARRFAADCAQQLFPGDAAPLGTQPSEDCLYLNVWRPAGAAPRKKLPVMVWLHGGGFVNGGSSAPVYSGTAFARDGVILVSLNYRLGRFGFFAHPALKAEGGGGNFAFRDQIAALQWVKANIAAFGGDPANVTLFGESAGGISVHVLMTSPLARGLFAKAIVQSGAGRGLTDPTHIPTFAQALDAGRAFSAPLGRTVRAAQLRALPADRVIKGLNMAAMDVADYAGPMIDGRTVVEAPIDAYRAGRGAAVPLLLGTNSMDGLPFGPDKDRLFAAFGAQAATARRLYDPRGDRPSPAVATDLFADRYMNEPTRAVARILAPRQPVWLYRFDYVATAMRHQWEGAPHASEIPYVFDTVRVRYDRATAPEDLAVAAQLHRSWVAFARAGPTALAQLGWDRLTPGSSALNLITAQGRTVAPDPLKTRLDFIETTRK, from the coding sequence ATGACACGACGCAGGATGACACTCGCGGCGGCCGGACTGGCCGCCGTGATGGCCCCGATCGCCGCGGCGCAGGAGCGGGGCGATCCGGTCGTCGCGGTCGCAGGCGGCAGCCTGGCCGGCTCGCGCGCGGAGCAGGTGGAGGCGTTTCTCGGCATCCCCTATGCCGCGCCTCCCACGGGTCGCAATCGGTGGCGCAACCCACAGCGCGTCGCGCGCTGGACCGGCACGCGCGACGCGCGCCGTTTCGCCGCCGATTGCGCGCAACAGCTCTTCCCCGGCGATGCGGCGCCGCTCGGCACGCAGCCTTCGGAGGACTGTCTCTACCTCAATGTGTGGCGCCCGGCGGGCGCTGCGCCGCGCAAGAAGCTGCCGGTGATGGTCTGGCTCCACGGCGGCGGCTTCGTCAATGGCGGCAGCTCGGCGCCGGTCTATTCGGGCACAGCCTTTGCGCGCGACGGCGTGATCCTGGTCAGCCTCAATTATCGCCTCGGCCGCTTCGGCTTCTTCGCGCATCCGGCGCTCAAGGCGGAAGGCGGCGGGGGCAATTTCGCCTTTCGAGACCAGATCGCGGCGCTGCAATGGGTGAAGGCCAATATCGCCGCGTTCGGCGGCGACCCGGCCAATGTCACGCTGTTCGGCGAAAGCGCCGGCGGCATATCGGTCCATGTCCTGATGACCTCGCCGCTCGCGCGCGGGCTGTTCGCCAAGGCGATCGTGCAGTCGGGCGCAGGGCGCGGGCTGACCGATCCGACGCACATTCCGACCTTCGCCCAGGCACTCGACGCGGGGCGGGCGTTCAGCGCGCCGCTCGGGCGCACCGTGCGCGCGGCGCAGTTGCGCGCCCTGCCCGCCGATCGCGTGATCAAGGGGCTCAACATGGCGGCGATGGACGTCGCGGACTATGCCGGGCCGATGATCGACGGCCGCACCGTGGTCGAGGCACCGATCGACGCCTATCGCGCGGGCCGCGGCGCCGCCGTGCCGCTGCTCCTCGGCACCAATTCGATGGACGGCCTGCCGTTCGGGCCCGACAAGGACCGCCTGTTCGCGGCCTTCGGCGCGCAGGCGGCGACTGCGCGGCGCCTGTACGATCCACGGGGCGACCGCCCGTCCCCGGCGGTGGCGACCGACCTCTTCGCCGATCGCTACATGAACGAGCCGACCCGCGCCGTCGCGCGCATCCTCGCGCCGCGCCAGCCGGTCTGGCTGTATCGGTTCGACTATGTCGCCACCGCGATGCGCCACCAATGGGAGGGCGCGCCGCATGCGAGCGAGATACCCTATGTCTTCGACACGGTGCGGGTACGCTATGACCGGGCGACCGCGCCCGAAGATCTGGCAGTCGCCGCGCAGCTGCACCGCAGCTGGGTCGCGTTCGCCCGCGCCGGGCCCACGGCACTGGCGCAGCTCGGGTGGGATCGCCTGACGCCGGGATCGTCCGCGCTGAACCTCATTACGGCCCAGGGCCGGACCGTCGCCCCCGACCCGCTGAAAACCCGCCTGGATTTCATCGAGACGACGCGGAAATAG
- a CDS encoding TonB-dependent siderophore receptor, producing the protein MTNAISGSISGRTSGKIGTRARWALLSACAAIGWSGAAMAQDSAANSDETIVVTGARALSGTKTDTPLTEIPQSISVITAEEFKDRAAINFQDVVRYSAGVASELNGVDARGDFLAARGFDVNQYLDGLNRMPSFVYGARLEIYTVERAEMLRGPSSTLYGGGGAGGILNAVSKRPQETFAAEAGVTLGTDARKEFRFDVTGALTEGVSARLVGLARDGHLQQPSQDDDRMLIMPAVTFKPGADTEITLIGLYQKDRLGTQTYLPTSKTVDAPNADVEIPFDFYLGEPDYNHSRSDFYSGTALLTQQFGDAVTFNSRNRYYHQKIDYQEVYGYYYYEDEGVAYADGRGRRKPTRYWYFNRAKYDNFNSDNNLNVAFATGPFEHQVLLGADYTSFKEDKSEGFGVAPSIDIYNPVYGQAFATAPWGPNKVTKNTQLGFYAQDQIRGWDRVSLVFGLRHDKVTSKVDGVDQPDNTAWTFRGGLIVDVTKGVSPYVNYSESFLPVFGTSFAGVAFVPRKGRQYEAGIKLAPSANALITVAGFDVKEENYLISDPTNIQNFLQNSTVGSKGVEVEATWRLPRSFELTASYSYTRVKFLENPVATVVGDRVSNMPEHQAAIWGAKQFELGNGLNGKAGLGVRYQGDKIDTSQTYFIDPVTLVDAMVSLDYKGWNLSINASNLFNTRVYTNCNYDTGASEGYCYLGKDRTLLGSARFRF; encoded by the coding sequence ATGACAAACGCAATTTCGGGCTCGATTTCGGGCAGGACTTCAGGAAAAATCGGGACGCGCGCGCGCTGGGCGCTGCTTTCGGCGTGCGCGGCGATCGGCTGGTCGGGTGCGGCGATGGCGCAGGACAGCGCGGCAAATTCGGACGAGACGATCGTCGTCACCGGCGCGCGGGCGCTGTCGGGCACCAAGACCGACACGCCGCTGACCGAGATTCCGCAGTCGATCAGCGTGATCACCGCGGAGGAGTTCAAGGACCGCGCCGCCATCAATTTCCAGGACGTGGTGCGCTACAGCGCCGGCGTCGCCTCGGAGCTGAACGGCGTCGATGCGCGCGGCGATTTCCTTGCGGCGCGCGGTTTCGACGTGAACCAGTATCTCGACGGGCTCAACCGTATGCCGAGCTTCGTCTATGGCGCGCGGCTTGAAATCTATACGGTCGAGCGGGCCGAGATGCTGCGCGGGCCGTCGTCCACGCTGTATGGCGGCGGCGGTGCGGGCGGCATCCTGAACGCTGTCAGCAAGCGCCCGCAGGAGACGTTCGCCGCCGAAGCCGGGGTGACGCTGGGCACCGATGCGCGCAAGGAATTCCGTTTCGACGTGACCGGCGCGCTGACCGAGGGCGTGTCGGCGCGGCTCGTCGGGCTGGCGCGCGACGGGCATCTCCAGCAGCCGTCGCAGGACGACGACCGCATGCTGATCATGCCCGCCGTCACCTTCAAGCCCGGTGCGGACACCGAGATCACGCTGATCGGGCTGTACCAGAAGGACCGGCTCGGCACGCAAACCTATCTGCCGACGTCGAAGACCGTCGACGCGCCCAATGCCGATGTCGAAATCCCCTTCGACTTCTATCTCGGCGAGCCGGACTATAACCATAGCCGCAGCGACTTTTACTCGGGGACTGCGCTGCTCACCCAGCAGTTCGGCGACGCGGTGACGTTCAACAGCCGCAACCGCTATTACCACCAGAAGATCGACTATCAGGAGGTCTATGGCTATTATTATTATGAGGACGAAGGCGTCGCCTATGCCGATGGCCGCGGGCGGCGCAAGCCGACGCGCTATTGGTATTTCAACCGCGCAAAATATGACAATTTCAACAGCGACAATAATCTGAACGTCGCGTTCGCGACCGGGCCGTTCGAGCACCAGGTCCTGCTCGGCGCCGACTATACCAGCTTCAAGGAAGACAAGAGCGAGGGCTTCGGCGTCGCGCCGTCGATCGACATCTATAACCCGGTCTATGGTCAGGCCTTCGCCACCGCGCCCTGGGGGCCGAACAAGGTGACGAAGAACACCCAGCTCGGTTTCTACGCGCAGGACCAGATCCGCGGATGGGACCGGGTCTCGCTCGTGTTCGGGCTCCGGCACGACAAGGTGACGTCGAAGGTCGACGGCGTCGACCAGCCCGACAACACCGCCTGGACCTTCCGCGGCGGGCTGATCGTCGACGTGACCAAGGGCGTTTCGCCCTATGTCAACTATTCCGAATCGTTCCTGCCGGTGTTCGGCACCAGCTTTGCCGGGGTGGCGTTCGTCCCGCGCAAGGGGCGGCAATATGAGGCGGGGATCAAGCTCGCGCCGAGCGCGAATGCGTTGATCACGGTGGCCGGGTTTGACGTGAAGGAGGAGAATTACCTGATCTCCGACCCGACCAACATCCAGAACTTCCTGCAGAACAGCACGGTGGGGTCGAAGGGCGTCGAAGTCGAGGCGACGTGGCGGCTGCCGCGCAGTTTCGAGCTGACCGCTTCGTACAGCTATACCCGCGTCAAGTTCCTGGAGAATCCGGTGGCGACGGTCGTCGGCGACCGCGTGTCCAACATGCCCGAGCATCAGGCGGCGATCTGGGGCGCGAAGCAGTTCGAGCTGGGCAATGGCCTGAACGGCAAGGCGGGGCTGGGCGTCCGTTATCAGGGCGACAAGATCGACACGTCGCAAACCTATTTCATCGATCCGGTGACGCTGGTCGATGCGATGGTCTCGCTCGATTACAAGGGTTGGAACCTGTCGATCAACGCCAGCAACCTGTTCAACACGCGCGTCTATACCAACTGCAACTACGATACCGGGGCGAGCGAGGGGTATTGCTATCTGGGCAAGGATCGCACGCTGCTCGGCTCGGCGCGGTTCCGCTTCTGA
- a CDS encoding sensor histidine kinase, giving the protein MRASVRTSSAPCRRRTCAAMLAWLIPLAIPPAAAQYARLGLSQFTHTRWTTDDGVPATGVGSLAQTPDGWLWISSAEGLFRFDGVAFERIDPPVGSPMERASPRSLFVTRSGELWVSYAQGGGIAAYRGGGLRPVGPPGRAMSLSVVAQTRDGAIWAIGEGYRDTRFHRWFGGKWESLDARLRAPEGFAGEVCETADGSVWTSLRADDRSSFFSLPPGAAQLRPSPIRTYGMVTCRIDPKGRMWIADKGGTRMVVGADGRLIERPIVFPAVPNLDAAYLAFDAAGGLWGGTNSTGIFYIPDADKPRRTVADRLEQFVAADGLTSDGVYTPFVDREGNIWFASDAGLNRFRPARALRERSIPGDAGQGYAIAGAGDQVFVVTTAGVFQLGRGAPRRLLDHGVGGICPAREGGFWAVRDFEILHVRAGKQRSLPLPAGGGLTGSCVEDRSGRLWASLYQGGAMWRDAGGWHRLRQPLPDVRWPDLVLTTAGDAAYVTSDALVTLRPEGASTIALAPFDLGDIMKLSNGLRDIFISGNNGLLRVRGNRVDRIDARRFPWVARLRGLVQTPSGDTWLRRALWVSRVSTADLDRAFEDPSAHLPRTYYDLRDGVIPALDQTFTGPQVTVGAEGRIWLPDRQGLGYIDPGKGARDAAPPPLVIRSLASGGTVYRDPGTVTLSAGTRALEIGYAALSYAAPHRVEFRYRLEGVDEDWVSAGTRRLASYTNLGPGKYRFEVMATNGDGVWNSKGATLAFEIPPTFVQGWPFKLLCGLVVLGLLWLAYSMRLRTVANRIRARLAARVEERERIARDLHDTLLQSVQALTLRFQLVVDELPIAERARPALEAAIDRADQTIAEGRDRVLALRSLQEAPDIAAILADLVQRQGFDASVCISITAEGTPRPIAPPVLDEVRYLAGEAIFNIWRHACATQVAIEIGYRDDFSLRLRDNGVGIDPEIARSGAAGHFGLAGMRERARKLRGTLGVRRLPEGGTEILLSVPGRVAYTPARRRGLFRFWRRQGPRPPAISASSR; this is encoded by the coding sequence ATGCGCGCCAGTGTCCGCACGTCGAGCGCACCGTGCCGCAGACGCACCTGCGCGGCGATGCTTGCCTGGCTGATCCCGCTGGCGATCCCGCCTGCCGCGGCCCAATATGCGCGGCTTGGGCTGAGCCAGTTCACGCACACCCGCTGGACGACGGACGACGGCGTTCCGGCGACAGGCGTCGGATCGCTCGCCCAGACGCCCGATGGCTGGTTGTGGATCAGTTCCGCCGAAGGATTGTTTCGCTTCGACGGCGTCGCCTTCGAACGGATCGATCCGCCGGTCGGCTCCCCGATGGAGCGCGCATCGCCGCGTTCGCTGTTCGTCACGCGATCGGGGGAGCTATGGGTCAGCTATGCCCAGGGCGGCGGCATTGCGGCGTATCGGGGCGGTGGTCTGCGCCCGGTGGGGCCGCCCGGACGAGCCATGTCGCTCAGCGTGGTCGCGCAAACGCGCGACGGCGCGATCTGGGCGATCGGGGAGGGATATCGGGACACGCGATTCCACCGCTGGTTCGGCGGAAAATGGGAATCGCTCGACGCGCGGCTGCGCGCGCCCGAGGGCTTTGCCGGCGAAGTGTGCGAGACTGCGGACGGTAGCGTATGGACGTCGCTTCGGGCCGACGACCGGAGTTCGTTTTTCAGCTTGCCACCCGGCGCCGCACAACTCCGACCCAGCCCGATTCGCACCTATGGCATGGTCACGTGCCGGATCGATCCAAAGGGGCGCATGTGGATCGCCGACAAGGGCGGGACGCGCATGGTCGTGGGGGCGGACGGGCGGCTGATCGAGCGGCCGATCGTCTTTCCCGCAGTGCCTAATCTCGACGCGGCATATCTGGCGTTCGATGCGGCAGGGGGACTTTGGGGCGGCACCAACTCGACCGGGATCTTCTACATCCCGGACGCCGACAAGCCCCGGCGCACCGTTGCCGACCGGCTGGAGCAGTTTGTCGCGGCGGACGGGCTCACCTCGGACGGGGTGTACACGCCCTTCGTCGACCGCGAAGGCAATATCTGGTTTGCCAGCGACGCGGGACTGAACCGCTTCCGCCCCGCGCGCGCGCTTCGGGAGCGCAGTATTCCGGGTGACGCTGGTCAGGGATACGCCATTGCGGGAGCGGGCGATCAGGTCTTCGTCGTGACGACCGCCGGGGTGTTCCAGCTGGGCCGGGGCGCGCCGCGCCGGCTTCTCGACCACGGCGTAGGCGGCATTTGTCCGGCGCGGGAGGGCGGGTTCTGGGCCGTGCGGGACTTTGAGATCCTGCATGTCCGCGCCGGCAAGCAGCGCTCGCTTCCGCTCCCCGCGGGCGGAGGGCTGACCGGCTCGTGCGTCGAGGATCGCTCGGGGCGCCTCTGGGCGAGCCTGTACCAGGGTGGCGCGATGTGGCGCGATGCCGGCGGCTGGCACCGGCTGCGCCAGCCGCTGCCCGATGTCCGCTGGCCCGACCTCGTCCTCACCACGGCGGGGGATGCCGCCTATGTGACGTCGGACGCCCTCGTCACGCTGCGCCCCGAGGGTGCGTCGACGATCGCGCTCGCGCCGTTCGACCTTGGCGACATCATGAAGCTCTCCAACGGGCTCCGCGATATCTTCATCAGCGGCAATAACGGGCTTTTGCGCGTGCGCGGAAATCGCGTCGACCGGATCGATGCGCGGCGCTTCCCCTGGGTCGCGCGGCTCCGCGGGCTGGTCCAGACGCCGAGCGGCGACACCTGGCTGCGCAGGGCATTATGGGTATCCAGGGTCTCCACCGCCGACCTCGATCGCGCGTTCGAAGACCCGAGCGCGCATTTGCCCCGGACCTATTATGATCTGCGCGACGGCGTGATCCCCGCGCTGGACCAGACCTTTACCGGCCCGCAGGTGACGGTGGGCGCGGAGGGGCGGATCTGGCTCCCCGACCGTCAGGGCCTTGGCTATATCGATCCGGGGAAAGGCGCCCGCGACGCTGCGCCGCCGCCGCTGGTGATCCGATCGCTGGCCAGCGGGGGCACGGTCTATCGCGATCCCGGCACCGTGACGCTTTCGGCGGGGACCCGCGCGCTCGAGATCGGCTATGCGGCGCTGAGCTATGCCGCGCCGCATCGCGTCGAATTCCGCTATCGGCTGGAGGGCGTGGACGAGGATTGGGTGTCCGCGGGCACGCGGCGGCTGGCGTCCTATACCAATCTTGGCCCAGGCAAATACCGGTTCGAGGTGATGGCGACCAACGGCGACGGGGTCTGGAACAGCAAGGGCGCGACGCTGGCGTTCGAGATCCCGCCGACCTTTGTCCAGGGCTGGCCGTTCAAGCTGCTGTGCGGGCTGGTCGTGCTGGGGCTCCTCTGGCTCGCTTATTCGATGCGGTTGCGCACCGTCGCCAACCGTATCCGCGCGCGGCTGGCCGCGCGGGTCGAGGAGCGCGAGCGCATTGCGCGCGATCTGCACGACACGCTGCTCCAGTCGGTGCAGGCGCTGACATTGCGCTTCCAGTTGGTGGTGGACGAACTGCCGATCGCCGAGCGCGCCCGCCCTGCGCTGGAAGCGGCGATCGATCGCGCGGACCAGACCATTGCCGAGGGGCGCGACCGCGTCCTGGCGCTGCGCTCGCTCCAGGAGGCGCCCGACATTGCGGCCATCCTCGCCGATCTGGTGCAGCGGCAAGGGTTTGACGCGTCGGTCTGCATCTCCATCACCGCGGAGGGGACCCCGCGCCCGATCGCGCCGCCGGTTCTCGACGAGGTCCGGTATCTCGCGGGGGAGGCGATCTTCAACATCTGGCGCCACGCCTGCGCCACCCAGGTGGCGATCGAGATCGGATATCGCGACGACTTCTCGCTTCGGTTGCGCGACAATGGGGTGGGGATCGACCCCGAGATCGCGCGGAGCGGCGCGGCGGGGCATTTCGGGCTGGCGGGGATGCGCGAACGGGCGCGCAAGCTGCGCGGGACGCTTGGCGTGCGCCGGTTGCCCGAGGGCGGCACCGAAATCCTGCTTAGCGTGCCCGGGCGGGTTGCGTACACGCCGGCGCGGCGGCGCGGGCTGTTCCGCTTCTGGCGGCGACAGGGACCGCGACCGCCGGCTATTTCCGCGTCGTCTCGATGA
- a CDS encoding helix-turn-helix transcriptional regulator, with translation MGDQIRRDALLERLDGALERRLTLIHAPAGYGKTSLLAQWRRRFADADLLVAWLTLERDDADAKRLGQYIAYAIGGEAVEENDPVSGAMPARAALSAIINRLARDPRKAVLILDDLHCAESPEALDFLQSLIRLAPSNCHFIIASRDYPRLGQTMLAAEGQLLALSAEDLKFSSPEAEEMLARTDGVPLGADDVRSLIERTEGWPIALQLALVSLRRGVDRRNFVGGAAGSGSDLAGYLSEQVLMSLPEDVQEVVLRTALLDRVTGEALNLICDRRDGGLLLERLEQQGVLLTPLSPERDAYRYHQLLAEYLRDRLARRDIGQYRALHQRLALWFDSRGDTAEAIRHAIEAEDGALLAGVLEDAGGWRLIPQGQLGLVERGLAKLSAAEIEASPALVLAKLYLDIKCGRMDAARHGYDGLVARAEGEDTSPDLWTEIRVVGDILAEYENAPMTLEDLLAREALLRSLPADDHLVVANVSESLGAKYYEGGWLERAMEPTLTARAHYQAMGSLYSELFTRFHEARIREGQGRLKDAVAVLSVTRAEIEAHFGARSDLAANCAAFEAQLLYEQDRAAEANALLDWALPHMEQSDGWVDVYAVAYFTAAHSAADEGAIEAARGVLARARGVAQRRRLRQLELLSDLCELELLLRDEGLLGEARAFAGAIGLDAMADAMAEESPPYRPVAIAAALCRIRISLLSGAHHSALDELIAMSHWARQHGAGRLLIDLNILKAHGYRAIGEAGKAQASFDEAVGTAMFQGIARPFLNARGFVQASLDEALAASPDRFRAQFLKSLARGVGTVRAPAPAPDALNDAEAAILRHLTQGYSNKEIARLIGMSPDTVKYRLKAVFRKIGVSKRRDAVRVSHERGLIDAAAGL, from the coding sequence ATGGGCGACCAGATTCGGCGCGACGCGCTGCTCGAACGGCTGGACGGCGCGCTCGAGCGGCGGCTCACGCTCATCCATGCGCCCGCGGGATATGGCAAGACCAGCCTGCTCGCCCAGTGGCGCCGGCGCTTTGCCGATGCCGACCTGCTCGTCGCGTGGCTGACGCTCGAACGCGACGATGCCGACGCCAAGCGGCTGGGCCAGTATATCGCCTATGCGATCGGCGGCGAGGCGGTGGAGGAGAATGACCCGGTTTCGGGCGCGATGCCCGCGCGCGCCGCGCTGTCGGCGATCATCAACCGGCTGGCGCGCGATCCGCGCAAGGCGGTGCTGATCCTCGACGATCTCCACTGCGCCGAGAGCCCGGAAGCGCTCGATTTCCTCCAGTCGCTGATCCGGCTGGCGCCGAGCAACTGCCACTTCATCATCGCCTCGCGCGATTATCCGCGGCTGGGGCAGACGATGCTCGCCGCCGAGGGCCAGTTGCTCGCGCTCTCCGCCGAAGACCTCAAATTCTCCAGCCCCGAGGCTGAGGAGATGCTGGCCCGCACCGATGGCGTGCCGCTGGGCGCGGACGATGTCCGCAGCCTGATCGAGCGGACCGAAGGCTGGCCGATCGCGCTCCAGCTTGCGCTCGTATCGCTGCGGCGCGGAGTCGATCGGCGCAATTTCGTCGGCGGGGCGGCGGGATCGGGATCGGACCTTGCGGGCTATCTGTCCGAACAGGTGCTGATGTCGCTGCCCGAGGATGTGCAGGAAGTGGTGTTGCGCACCGCGCTGCTCGACCGCGTGACCGGCGAGGCGCTGAACCTGATCTGCGACCGGCGCGACGGCGGGTTGCTGCTCGAACGGCTGGAGCAGCAGGGCGTGCTGCTGACGCCGCTCTCGCCCGAGCGCGACGCCTATCGCTATCACCAGCTTCTCGCCGAATATCTGCGCGACAGGCTCGCGCGGCGCGACATCGGCCAGTATCGCGCGCTGCATCAGCGGCTTGCCTTGTGGTTCGATTCGCGCGGCGATACCGCGGAGGCGATCCGCCACGCGATCGAGGCCGAGGACGGCGCGCTGCTCGCCGGAGTGCTCGAGGATGCGGGCGGGTGGCGGCTGATCCCGCAGGGGCAATTGGGGCTGGTCGAGCGCGGGCTGGCGAAGCTGAGCGCGGCGGAGATCGAGGCGAGCCCGGCGCTGGTGCTGGCGAAACTGTATCTCGACATCAAATGCGGGCGGATGGACGCCGCCCGGCACGGCTATGACGGGCTCGTCGCGCGGGCGGAGGGGGAGGATACCTCGCCCGATCTGTGGACCGAGATCCGCGTCGTCGGCGACATTTTGGCCGAATATGAAAACGCGCCGATGACGCTCGAGGATCTGCTCGCGCGCGAGGCGCTGCTGCGCTCGCTGCCCGCCGACGATCATCTGGTGGTCGCCAATGTCAGCGAATCGCTGGGCGCCAAATATTATGAGGGCGGCTGGCTGGAGCGCGCGATGGAGCCGACGCTGACGGCGCGGGCGCATTACCAGGCGATGGGTTCGCTCTACAGCGAGCTGTTCACGCGCTTTCACGAGGCGCGCATCCGCGAGGGGCAGGGGCGGCTGAAGGACGCGGTGGCCGTGCTGTCGGTGACGCGTGCCGAGATCGAGGCGCATTTCGGCGCGCGATCGGACCTGGCGGCGAATTGCGCGGCGTTCGAGGCGCAATTGCTCTACGAACAGGATCGCGCGGCGGAGGCGAACGCGCTGCTCGACTGGGCGCTGCCGCATATGGAGCAGTCGGACGGGTGGGTCGATGTCTATGCCGTCGCCTATTTCACTGCGGCGCACAGCGCAGCGGATGAGGGCGCGATCGAAGCGGCGCGGGGGGTGCTCGCGCGGGCGCGGGGCGTGGCGCAGCGGCGCCGGCTGCGGCAGCTCGAACTGCTGTCGGACCTGTGCGAACTCGAACTGCTGCTGCGCGACGAGGGACTGCTCGGCGAGGCGCGGGCGTTTGCGGGCGCGATCGGGCTGGATGCGATGGCCGATGCGATGGCCGAGGAGTCGCCGCCCTATCGCCCGGTGGCGATCGCCGCCGCGCTGTGCCGCATCCGGATTTCGCTGCTGTCGGGCGCGCACCACAGCGCGCTGGACGAGCTGATCGCGATGTCGCACTGGGCGCGGCAGCATGGCGCGGGGCGGCTGTTGATCGACCTCAACATCCTCAAGGCGCATGGCTATCGCGCGATCGGCGAGGCGGGGAAGGCACAGGCGAGTTTCGACGAGGCGGTGGGGACGGCGATGTTCCAGGGGATTGCCCGCCCGTTCCTGAACGCGCGCGGCTTTGTCCAGGCGTCGCTCGACGAGGCGCTGGCGGCGTCGCCCGACCGGTTCCGCGCGCAGTTCCTCAAGAGCCTTGCGCGCGGAGTCGGCACGGTCCGCGCGCCCGCACCCGCGCCGGACGCGCTCAACGATGCCGAGGCCGCGATCCTGCGCCATTTGACCCAGGGCTATTCGAACAAGGAAATCGCCCGGCTGATCGGGATGTCGCCGGACACCGTCAAATATCGGCTGAAGGCGGTGTTCCGCAAAATCGGCGTGAGCAAGCGGCGCGACGCGGTGCGCGTGTCGCACGAGCGCGGGCTGATCGACGCGGCGGCGGGGCTCTGA
- a CDS encoding amidohydrolase, producing the protein MFSRLAFRPRPLRGATAALLLAVSANSAPPQEAPAADLILTNGRIYTVEAGAPWAEAVAIRDGRILAVGTRAEIAARKGAKTRVVDLHGRLLLPAFGDAHAHPIFGGMSHARCSLSAGKTLDDYRRIIAECVARTPGTGTVFGSGFNQSLFPPKGIPRKEILDEISSDRALIFESDGHTLWVNSKALELAKITKDTPDPKNGTIDRDPATGEPVGGLEESAMALVDALVPPPSDADLQGAITYSVRLFNSYGITSWHDAAVEWDKGGTSRAIQAYKAVQDRGALTMHTVMDLRWNNARGIEQMADILKLSDDARARGLTAKGVKFFIDGVIPQQTAAMLAPYEGTTEKGAAQISLDMLAEAVTALDARGFQPHFHAIGDAAVREALDAVARTRSHDGRTDTRPMISHMNVIDPADQPRFGQLGVTAVFQPLWACDEAYMRLTMERIGPVRSTTIYPAGSILRSGGRLAYGADWSVASANPFEGIEVALTRIAPGENLAPLGPDEAVTLEQALRAYTLDVAYVNHLDTETGSIAPGKSADLIVVDQDLFKIPARQIHATKVLVTLFRGTPVYGGLDRLAR; encoded by the coding sequence ATGTTCTCCCGCCTCGCCTTCCGCCCCCGGCCGCTTCGCGGCGCGACCGCCGCGCTGCTGCTCGCGGTCAGCGCGAACAGCGCGCCGCCGCAGGAGGCCCCGGCGGCCGACCTGATCCTGACCAATGGGCGCATCTACACGGTCGAGGCGGGGGCACCCTGGGCCGAGGCGGTGGCGATCCGCGACGGCCGCATCCTCGCGGTGGGCACCCGCGCCGAGATCGCCGCGCGCAAGGGGGCGAAGACCAGGGTCGTCGATCTTCACGGGCGGCTGTTGCTGCCCGCGTTCGGCGATGCGCATGCCCATCCGATCTTTGGCGGGATGAGCCATGCCCGCTGTTCGCTCAGCGCGGGCAAGACGCTCGACGATTATCGCCGGATCATCGCCGAGTGCGTCGCGCGGACGCCGGGCACGGGCACCGTCTTCGGCTCGGGCTTCAACCAGAGCCTGTTCCCGCCCAAGGGCATCCCGCGCAAGGAGATCCTCGACGAAATTTCCAGCGACCGCGCGCTGATCTTCGAATCCGACGGGCATACTTTGTGGGTCAATTCGAAGGCGCTCGAACTCGCGAAGATCACAAAGGACACGCCCGATCCCAAGAACGGGACGATCGACCGCGATCCCGCCACCGGCGAGCCGGTCGGCGGGCTCGAGGAATCGGCGATGGCACTGGTCGACGCACTGGTGCCGCCGCCCAGCGACGCCGATCTCCAGGGCGCGATCACCTATAGCGTGCGGCTGTTCAACAGCTATGGGATCACGTCGTGGCACGATGCCGCGGTCGAATGGGACAAGGGCGGGACGAGCCGCGCGATCCAGGCCTATAAGGCCGTGCAGGACCGCGGCGCGCTGACCATGCACACCGTGATGGACCTGCGCTGGAACAACGCGCGCGGGATCGAGCAGATGGCCGATATCCTGAAGCTGTCCGATGACGCACGCGCGCGCGGGCTGACCGCGAAGGGCGTGAAGTTCTTCATCGACGGCGTGATCCCGCAGCAGACTGCGGCGATGCTGGCACCCTATGAAGGGACGACGGAGAAGGGCGCGGCGCAGATATCGCTCGACATGCTGGCGGAGGCAGTGACCGCGCTCGACGCGCGGGGGTTCCAGCCGCATTTCCATGCGATTGGCGATGCCGCGGTGCGCGAGGCGCTCGACGCCGTCGCACGCACGCGCAGCCACGATGGGCGAACCGACACCCGACCGATGATTTCGCACATGAACGTCATCGACCCCGCCGACCAGCCGCGTTTCGGCCAGCTTGGCGTGACGGCGGTGTTCCAGCCGTTATGGGCGTGCGACGAGGCCTATATGCGGCTGACGATGGAGCGGATCGGGCCGGTGCGCTCGACCACTATCTATCCCGCGGGGAGCATCCTGCGGTCGGGCGGGCGGCTTGCCTATGGCGCCGACTGGTCGGTCGCCTCGGCCAATCCGTTCGAGGGCATCGAAGTCGCGCTCACGCGCATCGCGCCGGGCGAGAATTTGGCGCCGCTGGGGCCGGACGAGGCCGTGACGCTGGAACAGGCATTGCGCGCCTACACGCTCGACGTCGCCTATGTGAACCATCTCGACACGGAGACCGGCTCGATCGCGCCGGGCAAGAGCGCCGACCTGATCGTGGTCGACCAGGATTTGTTCAAGATCCCGGCGCGGCAGATCCATGCGACCAAGGTGCTCGTCACGCTGTTCCGGGGCACGCCGGTCTATGGCGGGCTCGACCGGCTCGCGCGGTGA